CTGGTCCCGCAAGTACTGATGACTCCAAGGCCGCGCGGCCTCCTCCGCCAGAAGCGCGGTCGCCGAGGTATGAGCCACCACCTCGACGTCACCCCACGCCGCGGCACCCCAGGTGTGATCCCAGTGATGATGCGTGTACACCAGCCACCGCACCTCCGGCAGCCCTTCCGCCACAATCGCCCGCTGAACCTCCCGAGCATGCGCCGGACTGTTGCCGGCGTCGATCAACACACTGCCGCGCTCGTCCGCAACAATCCCCACCGAAGCCCCGATGGCCTCCGGGTCCGGATCGTGTGGATAGACCCACACCCGCCCGACCACCTGTTCCAGCTTCATCTGCCCGACGATAGTGGGCATGCAGACGAGAGCGCGTGACCTGGGTGTCGTCATCGGCACCCTTCCGACGGGTGAGCTGAACGCGATCACCGACGTACCAGGGGTATCCGTCGGCCAGACGACCATCGCCGACGGCGACCTCCAGACCGGCGTCACCGCGATCGTCCCCACCGGCGTCACGAGCGGGCTCCCCGCAGCTGTTGCTGTGGGCAACGGATACGGCAAGCTCGTCGGCTCCACCCAGGTCGACGAGCTCGGCCGGCTGGAGACCCCGATCCTGCTCACCGGCACCCTCTCGGTCTTCCGCGCCGCCGACGCCCTGCTCACCTACCTGCTCGACCGCGACCCCCGAGCAACCAGCCTCAACCCGGTGGTCGGCGAGACCAACGACGGCTACCTCTCCGACATCCGCCGCCGCCCGATCACCGAGCAGCACGTGCTCGACGCCCTCACGAGTGCCTCCACCGACCGCCCCGAAGAAGGCTGCGTCGGAGCAGGCACCGGGACCTGCGCGCTCGGCTTCAAGGCCGGCATCGGTACGGCGTCCCGGCGGGTCCTGCTCGGCGAGGATCCGTCAGCGGCCGCCGGCGAGCTGGCGGACGGTCAGCCCGCCGGCACGATCGGCGTCCTCGTGCAGTCCAACTTCTCCGGCACCCTCCAGGTCCTCGGCACCCAGATCCCCGCGCCGCAACGGATCGAGCCCGACGGCAACTCCTGCATGATCGTGCTCGCCACCGACCTCCCGCTCGACGCGCGGCAGCTCGGCCGGATCGCCCGCCGCGCGATCTTCGCGCTCGGCCGGATCGGCTCGGACTACGCGCCCGGCAGCGGCGACTACGCGATCGCGTTCGCCACGGCGTACCGGCCGCCGATGCCCGACCAGGATCTCCGCCCGGTCTTCCAGGCCACGCTCGAGGCCGTCGAGGAGGCCCTGCTCAACTCCCTCACCGCGGCCCGTACGACGACCGGCTTCCAAGGGCGCACCCAGTACGCCGTACCGCACGAGCTCATCACCGCGGCGCGGGATAGAGCGCGGCAACCGTCGAAGCCAACCGCCTGATCTCGGCCCGTACCTCCTCCGGCGCGAGCACCTCCAGCTCGTCGCCGTACCGGATGAACTGCGACGCGGCGTTCCCGACGGACTCGATCGGCACCGTCACCGTCACCGTGCCGTCGTCGTCCGGCTCGACGCCCTCGATCGCCTTCACCAGCACGGGAAACGACACGTCCTTCAGCCGTCGGACGAGGCCCGCGGACGCGCGCACCACCGCCGTACCGGTGAACCGCCGCTGGTCGAACTCCTCCAGGTGCTCGCGCCACACCGTCGCCAGGTCGAACCCGCGCGGCCGGCTGAACTCCTCGTCGGTGATCGTCAGCTCGAGGATGTTGGAGACGCGGTAGGTCCTCACCGCGGTGGAGGCGGCCGCGACGACGTACCAGCTGCCGTTCTTCAGCACCAGCCCGTACGGATCGAGCAGCCGCTCCACCTCGCGCGGCGCCTCCCACCGGCGGTACAGCACCTTGATCCGCCGGTCGTGCAGCACCGCCTCCGCCACCGGCGCGAGGTGCGGCGAGTCCTCGGCGTCGGAGTACCAGGCCGGCATGTCCAGATAGAACCGGTTCTTCAACCGCCCCGCGCGATCCCGCTGGTCCGGTGCCAACGCCGCCAGCAACTTCAGCTCCGCCGCCGAGGTCTCCGCCGTCAACCCCAACGCCGCCGCCGGCCCCGGCATCCCCACGAGGAACAGCGCCGCCGCTTCCTGCTCGGTCAGTCCGGTCAGCCTGGTCCGGTACCCGTCGACCAGCCGGTACCCGCCCGCGCGCCCTTGATCGGCGTACACCGGAACCCCCGCCGCGGCGAGCGCCTCGACGTCCCGGTAGATCGTCCGCAACGAGACCTCCAGCTCGTCGGCCAACTCCCGCGCCGTCAACTGCCGCCGCGTCTGCAGCAACAGCAGAATCGACAGCAACCGACTCGAACGCATGCCGCCAGCGTACGCCGAAAACGCTGCCACGCCTTGTCAGCTTTCCACCCGCCCCACCTCGTCCGACCCCCGCGCTGTGCCAGCCTTGCCCGATGCGCGCGTACCTGACAGCACCGGTGTGGGCACTCGTCCTACTGGCCGGACTGCCGGTCGGCGCTCTGATCGCCCTCCTGATCGTCCTGTCCGGTGACACCGTCACCTTCGCGGTCGTCTTCGGCGCCGCCGTCGGACTGCTGTTCGGCCTCGTGATCGCCGTCGGATCCCACCGGCACCGCCGCGACCTCCGCCCACTCCTGGACCGACTCCCCGAGCCCGGCTGGACCCTCGCCCGCGCCGCAGCGCGGGACGGCCAGGTCCCCACCGACCCGGAGGTCCGCGCCGCCGCCATCGAGCTCCTCGACCTCCGGATCCGCAACCTCCGACGGGCTCGGACGGGCTTGGTGCTGGTGCTCGGCCTCAACCTGCTGATCGCCCTGGTCAACATCGCACTCGGCAACTGGTGGTTCATCCTCGCCGCCCTGGCGTGGGCCGCGGGCCTGCTGGAGCGCTGGCAGGCACCTCGTCGCCTCCACCGGCGTCGCGAATTCCTGGCGGCCGAGCAAACACTGCCATGAGCTGTCAGGTTTTGCTGGCAGGGTCGGGGCATGACCAAAGCGACCAGTGATTTCGACTTTCTCAACGGGCACTTCGACGTGGTGCACCGGCAGCTGCTCAAGCCGCTGACCGGGAGCGACGAGTGGGACGAGTACGCCGGCACCTGCAGCGCGCGGACGCATTTCGACGGCGCGATCAGTCTCGACGAGATGCAGTTCCCGACCAAGGGGTCGTACGGGCTGTCGCTGCGGCTGTTCGACCCGGTAAGCGAGGAGTGGTCGATCTACTGGGTGAACAGCACGTCGTACGAGGTGTTCCCGCCGGTGCGTGGCAAGTGGGAGAACGGCGCGTGCTGGCTGGTCGGCGAGGACACGTACGACGGCCGCCCGATCCTCGCGAGCTACAGCTGGTCGGACGTCACCGACACGACCGCGCACTGGGAGCAGTCGTTCTCGGCCGACGGTGGCGAGACGTGGGAGGTCAACTGGACGATGGACTTCACCCGCCGCGAGACCGCCCCGCCGCCGCTCGGCATCCCGAAGGTGACCGGCGACTTCGACTTCCTGGTCGGCAGCTGGGACCTGCGCAACGAACGCCGCCGCCCCGCCCTCGGCGAGCCGGCGGAGTGGTACGACGTCGAGTCGACGATGCGGGCCTGGACCTACTTCGACGGCGCGATCAGCTTCGACGAGGGCTGGTTCCCCGCCCTCGACTTCCAGGGCGCGACCTTCCGCGTCTACAACCCCACGTCCGGCACCTGGTCGATCCACTGGATCAACAGCCAACGCGGCCAACTCGAGACCCCGGTCATCGGTGCCTTCAGCAACGACGTCGGCATCTTCGAAGGCCCCGACGTCTGGGAGGACCACCCCATCGACGTCCGCTTCCGGTGGACCCCCGGCACCGAGCAGGCCCGCTGGGAACAGTTCTTCTCCACCGACAACGGCAAGACCTGGGTCCCGAACTGGAAGATGACCCACACGCGGACCACGTAGAGGAGCTGGTCCCCACCCTCCTGTCCAGGGTGGGGACCAGCCTTCCGGACCAGTGATCAGTACTGGCGTTCGGCCCAGAGCTGGTTGGCCGCGTTCGCGCAGTCCCACTGGACGGCGTCGGCGCCCTTGTACGGCGAGAAGCCGTACGTCACGACGCATCGGTAGGAGTACTGGTTGCGGTAGTTCCAGTACCCGCTGTTCGCGCCACCCGACTTGATCCAGATCTCGGTGGAGTTCCAGTTGCATGGGCCCTGGTACGCGGCGCCGTTGTTCACCGTGTTCCGCACCTCGAGGCACATCCCGCTGTCCGCGTTCTGGAGGTACCGGTACGACACCGAGCCGTCGCCCTCGGTCTGCCAGACCCACCACTTCTGGGTGTTCCGGCCACTCTGGCAGGTGTTCAGCTTGGCGATCGCTCCACTGGCCCTGCTGCCCATCATGTCGAGGCAGTTGCCGCCGTAGAAGACCTGCAGCTGGTACGGGCCGTACCAGCCGCCGGCGATCGACGCGCCGCCCTTGGTCTTGGGGGCAGGCGGCTTGGGCGGCAGCTGGGTGTCGCCGGCCACCTTCACCAGCCCGGCAGCAGCCGCCGAGGCATCCGCTGCGGACTCGCCGGCCGGGATCACCGCCGCACCTGCCGTCAACGTACTGGCCGTCAGCGCGCCGGCCAGCGCCCCCGCGACCAGCAGCCGCCGCAGGAATACTTTCGTGAGCATGGATGGAGCCTTTCGTCGAAGGGGTCCCGAGTGATGGAGCCCGGCCGTGAGGTGAACGGCCGGGAGTGTGTGAATGGCTTGGTGCGACGACCGGTCCCAGCTCACCGGCCGCTGTAGCCGAGTTCGCGCAGGCGGGTCATCATCACGTCGGCGTACGCGGTGGTTCCGCTGCCGTTGGGATGGAAGGACTCCATGCTCAGGCAGGCACCGCCGAGGATCTCCCACGTGCACAGCACACTGGCCGGGTCGCCGGCGTGGAAGTCGCCGTCGCCGTACGGGCCGATGCGCAGTGTGTTGATCCAGGCATCGCTGTCGCATCCCGCATGCCCGAGGAACTTGTCCACCGGGCTGTTGTAGGCGATCTTCATCCCCTCGGTGGACAGCTGCAGAGTCAGCGACAGCTGACGCGAGTTGGCGAGCCTGGACAGCTGGGCAAGCACTTGCGCTTCGACCGGATCGATCGTGTAGGCGCCGGCACACGCCTGCTGCGTGCTGAGCATTTCGGGGTAGCCGAGAAGGACGACCTGGGCGTTCGGTGCCTTGTTCCGCACGTCTTTCAGGGTCGCCTTGAGATTGACGGCCATCTGGTCGATCTTGGCGGCGTACCTGGTCATGAACGTCGGATCGACACTGCAGTCCTTGAACGGCGTGCCGCACTCTTCGAGAGCGTTGCTGAACCCGTCGCCGTCGTTGCCGCCCAGCGTGAGCATCACCAACGTGGTGTTCTCGTCCAGCGCGCCGGACCGTGTCTGGTGCTGCTCGCCCCACTGCCCCATCCCGTAGCTGTTCCGGCCGTCGCTGTACGGGCGGTCGGCGACGTTCGCGGTCTTGGCGCCGGAACAGGCCACGAAGCCGAGCTCGGCGTTCTGGTCCCAGTGGTCCGCCTGCCATCCCAGCGACTGGGTCTGGCCAGGCAGCACCACCTTGCGCGGCCAGGCGTTGACACTGCGGCGGCAACCGTTCCACCGGCTGGAGCCGTGGTCCGCGTTGGTCTCGCCGTAGTAGTCGCCCGCGCCCTCACCGGAGGTGTAGGAGTCCCCGAGTGCCACGACCAGGTGCTTCGGTTTGGCCGGCAACGGCTGGAAGGCGACCGCGTCCCAGGCGACGTCCTCGTTGCCGGTCCCGTCGTCGGTGATCGTGCTCAGCCGGATCCGCGGCGTACCGGTCAGCCGGTACACGCCGAGCGAGACCCAGTTGTTCGCCATCCGCTTCTGGCTCAGGTACCGGGTCTTGGTGAACGAACCCGAGCCGGTGTCGATCTCGTACTTCGCCTGCTGGGTGTGGGCGCCGTGGTCCGGCAGGTGCACCGCGATCCGGGACCACTCGTTCCGGGCCGTGCCGAGGGCCCAGATACCGGTCGTCTTCAGCCTGGCCCCCTCGGGGTCGTTCTTGCGGGTGTGGCTGAAGTAGAAGTGGCCACCGAACCCGCCACCGATCTGATGGGTGTCGATCTTGCCGGGATAGGTCCCGCCGGCGTCGGTGAAGGTGAGGGAGAAGGTGCCCGCGTTGGTCCACGGCCGGCCGCACCCGGTCCGGACCGGCGACGTACCGTCGGGCTGGTCGTCGATGATCAGCGCCCCCGGCGGTGCGCCGTTCCCCTTCGAGTACAGGTCGCTGGACGGTTGCAACGAGCAGTTCGGCGGGTACGACAGACCGTCGGCCTGTTCGGGGTACGACGCGTCGAACCGGACGCTCTCGTAACCACACTCCGCCGGGCACTGCTTCCAGGTCACCGGCTCGTGCCACCAGCACTTGTAGTCCGACCGCGTGCAGGGACCCGCCCCGATCTCGTTGGCGGCACCGTCACCGATCTTGCTGGGATCACAGGAGTTCACCGGGCCACAGAACGTGTTCTCGGCCGGCTTGA
The Kribbella italica DNA segment above includes these coding regions:
- a CDS encoding helix-turn-helix transcriptional regulator; amino-acid sequence: MRSSRLLSILLLLQTRRQLTARELADELEVSLRTIYRDVEALAAAGVPVYADQGRAGGYRLVDGYRTRLTGLTEQEAAALFLVGMPGPAAALGLTAETSAAELKLLAALAPDQRDRAGRLKNRFYLDMPAWYSDAEDSPHLAPVAEAVLHDRRIKVLYRRWEAPREVERLLDPYGLVLKNGSWYVVAAASTAVRTYRVSNILELTITDEEFSRPRGFDLATVWREHLEEFDQRRFTGTAVVRASAGLVRRLKDVSFPVLVKAIEGVEPDDDGTVTVTVPIESVGNAASQFIRYGDELEVLAPEEVRAEIRRLASTVAALYPAPR
- a CDS encoding RICIN domain-containing protein, which encodes MLTKVFLRRLLVAGALAGALTASTLTAGAAVIPAGESAADASAAAAGLVKVAGDTQLPPKPPAPKTKGGASIAGGWYGPYQLQVFYGGNCLDMMGSRASGAIAKLNTCQSGRNTQKWWVWQTEGDGSVSYRYLQNADSGMCLEVRNTVNNGAAYQGPCNWNSTEIWIKSGGANSGYWNYRNQYSYRCVVTYGFSPYKGADAVQWDCANAANQLWAERQY
- a CDS encoding P1 family peptidase, coding for MQTRARDLGVVIGTLPTGELNAITDVPGVSVGQTTIADGDLQTGVTAIVPTGVTSGLPAAVAVGNGYGKLVGSTQVDELGRLETPILLTGTLSVFRAADALLTYLLDRDPRATSLNPVVGETNDGYLSDIRRRPITEQHVLDALTSASTDRPEEGCVGAGTGTCALGFKAGIGTASRRVLLGEDPSAAAGELADGQPAGTIGVLVQSNFSGTLQVLGTQIPAPQRIEPDGNSCMIVLATDLPLDARQLGRIARRAIFALGRIGSDYAPGSGDYAIAFATAYRPPMPDQDLRPVFQATLEAVEEALLNSLTAARTTTGFQGRTQYAVPHELITAARDRARQPSKPTA